The proteins below come from a single Ahaetulla prasina isolate Xishuangbanna chromosome 16, ASM2864084v1, whole genome shotgun sequence genomic window:
- the LOC131185944 gene encoding ring finger protein-like has product MGTIPSDSALGGTEPAVLVLPEKEVSEFRAAPSLGNVQQGLLQEERTGAQLIEDGSEGKGPRTEPAADDLFGSEGEEEEEEPSIASPVWHPKFGLGELGVDSGESPVTEEACGPARLAILGQEEETNRLSGNAPQLPLGEEEEEEEMEGVCLLGLGRNAQGAVVQSSCIEAEDPVGGDEQECPICTELYDQDQRKPALLNCSHVLCSQCLQAILQAGSAADIGRVRCPICRQKTPMMEWEICKLQEELLLLSAAQGPAPPAFSPLPPRQPGFWGGLEHHFHVRFHTSRVMGFFPCLRYPACLVGGLAELERRCPWCYRTALLALATAEMLSLLLVFLPILLLLLLFLILDK; this is encoded by the coding sequence ATGGGGACAATCCCTTCGGATTCAGCCCTTGGGGGGACAGAGCCAGCCGTTCTGGTTCTCCCCGAGAAGGAGGTGTCTGAGTTCAGGGCTGCACCCTCCTTGGGCAACGTTCAGCAAGGCTTGCTGCAGGAAGAGCGGACTGGTGCCCAGCTTATAGAGGATGGCAGTGAGGGCAAAGGGCCCAGGACTGAGCCAGCAGCAGATGACCTTTTTGGAtccgagggggaggaggaggaggaggagccaagTATCGCTTCCCCTGTTTGGCATCCGAAATTTGGTCTGGGTGAGCTGGGAGTGGATTCTGGAGAGTCTCCTGTGACCGAAGAGGCCTGTGGCCCAGCTAGGCTTGCAATCCTTGGGCAGGAGGAGGAGACGAACCGCCTGTCAGGAAATGCGCCCCAGCTGCCtttgggggaagaggaggaggaggaggaaatggaagGGGTTTGCCTGCTGGGCCTGGGCAGGAATGCCCAGGGGGCCGTGGTGCAATCCTCCTGCATCGAAGCCGAGGACCCTGTGGGGGGCGACGAGCAGGAGTGCCCCATCTGCACTGAGCTCTACGACCAAGACCAACGCAAGCCAGCCTTGCTCAACTGCAGCCATGTGCTTTGCAGTCAGTGCCTGCAGGCCATCCTTCAGGCGGGCAGTGCAGCCGACATTGGCCGCGTGCGATGCCCCATCTGCCGCCAGAAGACGCCCATGATGGAGTGGGAGATCTGCAAGCTGCAAGAGGAGCTGCTCCTGCTGAGCGCTGCCCAGGGCCCAGCGCCCCCCGCCTTCAGTCCGCTGCCGCCCCGGCAGCCCGGGTTCTGGGGGGGCCTAGAGCACCACTTCCACGTCCGCTTCCACACCAGCCGCGTGATGGGCTTCTTCCCCTGCCTCCGCTATCCAGCCTGCCTGGTGGGCGGCCTGGCAGAGCTGGAGCGCCGATGCCCCTGGTGCTACAGGACGGCTCTCTTGGCTCTGGCCACAGCGGAGATGCTGAGCCTCTTGCTGGTCTTCCTGCCCAtccttttgct